The window GATGTTCAAGGGGGGCGCCGCACTCCGCCGAACCGAACCCGACCCGGAGCCCCGGACCGGCGGTCCTCAGCCGGCCGCGACCTCCGCCTCCCACGCCGCGCGCCCGGCGGCGTCGAGCGCCTCGACCTCGTCGTCCCCCAAGGTCACGTGCGCCGCCGCGACGTTCGCCTCGAGGTGCGCGACCTTCCCCGTCCCCGGGATCGGCAGCATCACCGGACTCTTGTGCAGCAACCACGCCAGCGCCACGCCGGCGTGCGGCACGCCGTGCCGCGCCGCGACGTCGTCCAGCGCCGTGCCCGGCGCGGCCAACGCCCCCGCGGCGAGCGGGTACCAGGGGATGAAGCCGATGCCCTCGCGCTCGCAGTGCTCCAGCACGGCCTCGCTGTCGCGGCGCGTGAGGTTGTACAGGTTCTGCACCGTCGCCACCTCGAACCAGCGCGACGCCGCCTCGATCTCCGCGACGCCCACCTGGCTGAGCCCCACGTGACGGATCAGGCCCTCCGCCTGCAGGTCGCGCAGCACCCCGAACTGTTCGTCCATCGGGACCGCCGGATCGACGCGGTGCAGTTGCCACAGGTCGATCCGCTCCACGTCCAACCGACGCAGGCTCATCAGGACGCACTGCCGCAGGTACTCCGGGCGCCCCACCGGCTTCCAGACGTTCGGCCCGTGCCGCGTCAGGCCGCCCTTCGTCGCCACCACCAGGCCGTCGTACGGGTGGAGCGTCTCGCGCAGCAGGTCCTCGCTGACGAACGGCCCGTAGGCGTCCGCGGTGTCGATCAACGACACGCCGAGCTCCGGGAGGCGCGCCAGCACCCGCCGCGCCTCGGCCGGGTCGGCGGGATCGCCCCACACCCCGTCACCGGTGACCCGCATCGCTCCGAAGCCCAGGCGGGCGACCGGAAGGTCCCCACCGATCGAAAAGGTGCCGCTCGCGTTCGCGTCGGGTTCGCTCATGCCGAGGAGGCTACCAGGTGCGCGCCGGGCGCCAGCGCCGCCCGAACGCCGGCCATCGCGGCGCCCCCGGACGGCGGCCCTCGATCGTCACGGCGCACCGCCCCCCGACGACGGCCCCCGGCCACCCCACGCCCACGCGGCGACGACGTTGGAACGACCCGCCCGTCGTGTCGGACGATGCTGACGCGACGGCGACGAAGCCTCGCCCCTACCTTGTTCCGTACGGACCGGCGAGGGCGACGAGTCCCCGTTCTCGTCGGCGAAGGGGAGCGTATTCGTGACCGCGGAACCCGAAGAGACGTCGATCACCGCCGTTGCCGCGTCGACGCGC of the Trueperaceae bacterium genome contains:
- a CDS encoding aldo/keto reductase; the encoded protein is MSEPDANASGTFSIGGDLPVARLGFGAMRVTGDGVWGDPADPAEARRVLARLPELGVSLIDTADAYGPFVSEDLLRETLHPYDGLVVATKGGLTRHGPNVWKPVGRPEYLRQCVLMSLRRLDVERIDLWQLHRVDPAVPMDEQFGVLRDLQAEGLIRHVGLSQVGVAEIEAASRWFEVATVQNLYNLTRRDSEAVLEHCEREGIGFIPWYPLAAGALAAPGTALDDVAARHGVPHAGVALAWLLHKSPVMLPIPGTGKVAHLEANVAAAHVTLGDDEVEALDAAGRAAWEAEVAAG